The Nematostella vectensis chromosome 6, jaNemVect1.1, whole genome shotgun sequence region atacagcttcGTAACCTCGACAAAGGTGGTTGGACTAAACCAAGGcagctgttcaatgagaacgggggcgttcgacaggacgttgcaaagctgaaaggcttcaagctggcgatggggtccgtggcagagatagacgcggtcatccaggagaacacagaacgagtccaagagctgcaaggggtggtagccacagatagggagaccatcgacgaccctaacacgtcagagagtcgccgccgaggcccgtgagcgcaacgaggaaaGGCTATCCGAGAtcgacgaactagaacgcgaaaaccgagagctcgagaaccgaAAGCCGCtcagagagcgcatcaaagccatcttcaaaaagtacggctttaccgtcaccgctatcgggttggccgtagcgacgacgatcgcggccattgtgacgtcgctcggcaagtcgctctcctccgtggccagaggggtcggtaacgggcttaaggctatCGTGGAAAAGCTcgagcttctccctgggctagtaggcagcatcgcgaacttcgtgtttaaggctgcaggagaagcggtgaaattccttggcgaaaatgcttggctgctcattctagccgtagccacgttcttggttcgtcgaatgcaaagcaatcatcggaacaagtaatacgccgcggccacccgacaaccccgccttgtGGGCGGTGTGGTTACTCTTTTCGCCCGGTCCGGGTGCgcctgccgttccggcggcagtcatgctatgcgcagcatgcatacctggagagggggcaggcgccgcgccctctgcgtaCACTTTCGCAGGTGCGAAAGTTATGCTtcgccgccggaacggcacgCGGGCAATCCTTGgatcagtcacgtgttgcaccctaggatgcccaccggccatgttatgagcaccgactggctttgtctcggtgttgatcgcgttcgcgccgagcgtcatggagtctgtggctttctgccgtttattgttgtagcccacgacgctttgcgtgtttatcaccagatcgctcggcatcagccacattcctggtgcgaccgcaagactcagtctcaccttggcctcctacacggctaactggtacctttgcacgctttgagcgatgtcttTTTCTAcgatcgcgtcttcaagcagcttcgtgaactccgcctgcgcctccatggccggtccaccggcccccgcgatggaggaacggacgtttacctgcgaacctagcactgtgtagacgaacgcctcgaccgagcgttcgagtcttcctagccctgcttttgtcagcccctcacctttgggaggcgcaaaccggCTGTATTGCACACctccgtggtcgtcgttgcgtatgaaacccacctgcttcccattattgtacgtcccaccttcgtcgctaaacagatcgaggtggctcgggtactcgtccggtGCCGTGTCggagccacggatcacgtgcacgttgcgatacccctccccggagtagaacacaaacacatcgcctagcccgtggttccgcccgcctttccatcggaagtccggcttatgcggcaaaccgaactctatacatagacgctcgaaagcggccttcgtgtaggggttaccttttttcgtgaacgggctgtcgccaggcaggggggcgccgagctcgtatAGTATCCTCcgcgtggtaaagtagacgtgaaaccttagaaatcccctgatgacagagagGAGCGTGCCGAAAGCGGGTtcggttagggacaccccgcatccggcggttgcgcaccagaccgcaaagttgagttgctgtggccagtacccataagaaggctccgatagccaccggcgagactccttggcggacttgtgcgtgactactgtctctttgaatatgtctcggaccctagtcgtgaatgatttgtcctcagccacgtgtatctctagctgcgtgagtagtggggtgatgtctgaggccgtgctctccacgggggtcgcgggcacggcgtagagcagcttttgcgcgagggtcagagacctagggaaaccgggttTTGCGCGTTtggcttgttcggctatagcgtgtttgatatgttcggctatagaggctcccgccgcagttgccgccttcttcgtctcttccacctcccttcggggaatcgcctcatcgttcagcatccgccagccttcccaatccatgctcagtcctattaaacacgaaggcgggctgtgttcaacacaatggtggtcctacatactgtgctcaccaaaggcgaacagacgctcttcttcgagcggccgataaggagcccacgcttcgtggcgctccggcagtgatcgctgtttaacagctggtataatctcgagcgggagcatcagataacgactatagccgCCCTCCCGCCcgtcgctactctgccagccgggcaccacacggccgagtccatcgtggaaacgatcaaccgcgctgaaagcgagattctgaccgcgaagctggatcccctcaccgggaagatcgcgctcaTGTCCAATGGCCagttgcgttcctgaatgccgagctttgcgcactatttggcctagaggctaaatacgatcagttgggggagcggggcctcgcactgcccttggggggCCCCCACTTGAGgtggctttgccgaaaatagaggccctctacatctgctgcgatatcgtagatcCGCGGTTTAGGTCGCGGATGTCCTCAGCTGTTGATGAATAAGCGGGTTACAGATTATAAATGCCTCTATCCTGCTTTGTCTAGTCTACATCATCGCCTCTAGGTCAGCGTAGTCGCTCCAGACAAGGGAGGGGCAAGGACACAAAACTGATCTGTTCCACAAAATGTCGGTGTTCCGCAgcctgtttgtttgtttgtttgttttgttaatgTGCTAAAATGCCCAAACCACTTCTGGCTGGGAAAACAATTCCTAACCAATGCTGGCTGGAAAATAAAGGAATGGTCACTcctgggaaaaaggaacaTATAATTTTTTCCCCatcaactttaaaaaaagaacatattcaaacgacgaTAAATTccattttaacgtgtttcggTCCGGAACCCTCCATGCTCATGTGATGAGATGAGTTCGACCCCTTCGTGCGTAGTTAAGAAGACGGTTAATTTTACGtatgtatttggatagaaaaagtTAGATCAACCCACCACCAGAGCTAAAGATGCCGATATTACCTTCAATTGATCCAATGTCAGTAAATTACTACTCTGGAACCCGCCCTGCATTTCTCTTGACACGAGCCTCTGCATAGATTtcataattataaataataaatattttaaaacgaTACATTATGCGcaatattttgttaaatattCGCCCGTCACGACGCATTCTACGAGAACCGGTCGACGACCCTTTCCACTATCCTTAATCATAATAGTCAATATAATTATAATCACCGTcgcattatcatcacccctaGTCATCGCCAACACCATGCACTCTTACCCAAGTCCACATGCACCTCCATTTCTACGGTCATGACCTCTTGCCGGAACTCGCTCAAGTAATAAAGGCATCCGTATACCCCGCTCATATCCGCATCAACTATAAACATGCATCCAAAGCGCGCGACTTGAACATCACCGCTGAGCACCGTGAAGTGTTTCTGTCCCTCAGCAGCAAAAAGCGGGCTCACACAGCTGGCGCCCCTCGCGTCACAGGTGAGAATGAGCTTGGTTCCGGGCGTCACAACGTAGACGTCGTCAGCAGGCGGTAGGTCGTCTAGCGGTAAGAGCGACTCGCAATTTACAAGGGGGGATGAAGCCATAAAACCGAGAAACAGAGCGATGACTAGCACATTTGCCTTCATCTAGGTCAGGGGAGGAATAATAGTTTGTCATTATGACGACATCGATTGCATACAAAAGCAGCGCGCGCACAGGACAtaaaaacgacaacaacaaaactttATAATTCCCGACAGGTTTCTCTTAAAAAAGCCCACCAATTTTTGCAACAGGTCGGTGgtttttcccatttttttaaatgtatatTTTCGTTTGGGGAAACGGGGGGAATTCCCTACCAGGTCAGAGTGGAATTGTACAAAGCGGGGGTGATGGGGGGACCCGTCAGGGAGAGTCTGAAAACTCAGCAGGTACCGGAGAGGCATAGGATCTACCAAGTCGGGCTTCACcagtagtgatggtggtggcgggGGACGGTggaagaagggggagggggaggaaagCGGTGATGATTTCTCGGATaagtgtgggggagggggttaaaAGCGGTGATTTCTCGGATaagtgtgggggagggggttaaaAGCGGTGATTTCTCGGATaagtgtgggggggggggagggggtaaaaaGCGGTGATTTCTCGGAtgagtgggggtgggggtggctGATCAGGGGCATGCATAACAATAAAAACCTTCTAGCAAGCGTTTTTATCTTATGTTTCCAGGAAAAATCAAACTTTTACATCTTCATGCGAAGGGTGGGTTAATTCGCGAGTACACTACAAAATATTTCCACGTTAAacatttaaagccgcattgtcaccagtttacttttggtcgattacgtaacaatctaacggaaaacgcgaaaaaaattcaaaatattgaaagtctattggaagtttctttgaggatgtgatcgataatttaaagcggatcgcctgttaaatatctcggattctaatagttcttttgtcttttaacggttgaggtttccgtcggacctccggaagtaaactggcgaCAATACGGCTTTAAATGCTTACTTATGCACCCTTGAGTACAAATTATGAAagctaaaaatatttataataattacatCTATGATATTATTTGTTTCACATTTTTGTATGCATGGATCTGTCTTGTTCCAAGTATgccatattaaaaaaaaaggattttatcAAAAATAGCAATGACCTTAGCGTATTTCCCTCAGCGCGCATATATTCACAGAACGCTATCTTAGCTCAACTAGCATAAACTACAACATTCACctcataaaaaaattaagcGCCTAAGAAAATCATTAAAAAGTAGAAAATGGGACGAAAATCCAAAATTAATTTAAGACTTTCTGAGAAATGTCCAGTTACTTACAAAAATACTTCGCAACCCACTTAAGAATGcgtcagttcgaaatatcgagGCTCTGCTGTAAACAAGACCATAATAATCTCCCGTAGGTGTACGTAGTTGCAAGTTTTAAACGGTTCGAGAATACTGAATGCGCTTGTCGCATGAAGGGTGTAAGAACATCTAATCAAAAAAAGtttgaaataaagaaatattgaATTAAAGGAAAAACTATTGAACTTGAATATTATTTGCGCACAAACATGATCTTGGATAATCGTTCCTGTCGTCGCTATAGCTGTAACTTAACATAATGCGAATGGACGACGAATGCGACTATTTGCAAATAATATTGAACCACTTTTTGCTAACCCATTAAAATAAACGGAACTAGCAGCAGACGTAACTTAGATAGGAACATATCTGCTGCTAACCCCATTTAAGCGATCGTATTAGCAGCAGACGACGTCAATCAGACAGAAACATATCTGCTGCTTACCCCATTAAAGCGACCGGAACTAGCAGCAGACGGCAGTCACATAGATGCAAATTTGCTGCTAAACCCGCTAAAATGACCGGAACTAGCAGCTGACCGAAATAAGATAGATACAAGCTGTTGCTAACCCCGCTAAAATGACCGGAACTAGTAGCTGACCGAAATAAGATAGGTACAAGCTGTTCCTAACCCCGCTAAAATGACCGGAACTAGCAGCTGACCGAAATAAGATAGGTACAAGCTGTTGCTAACCCCGCTAAAATGACCGGAACTAGCAGCTGACCGAAATAAGATAGGTACAAGCTGTTCCTAACCCCGCTAAAATGAACGGAACTAGCAGCTGACCGAAATAAGATAGGTACAAGCTGTTCCTAACCCCGCTAAAATGACCGGAACTAGCAGCTGACCGAAATAAGATAGGTACAAGCTGTTGCTAACCCCGCTAAAATGACCGGAACTAGCAGCTGACCGAAATAAGATAGGTACGAGCTGTTGCCAACCCCGCTAAAATGACCGGAACTAGCAGCTGACCGAAATAAGATAGGTACAAGCTGTTCCTAACCCCGCTAAAATGACCGGAACTAACAGCTGACCGAAATAAGATAGGTAGAAGTCCTGCTGCTAGCAATGCTAAGTGATCATACAATTTCTTAATTTGCTTTCCCAATTCCGGGAGGCACCGGTGGTAAAGAGGGCTTGGTAGGTTTGGTGGGCTTGCCCGGAGGGGGCGGGGGAGGGGTCGGTCTTGCCCCTGGTGGCCGGCTTGGGATATTAGGCGGCACCCTGGGCGTTGCTGGTTTCGTGGGCGGTGGAGGGGGCGGCGGTGCACCCAGGGCTTTCTTATCGATAGCAGCACCATCAGACGAAGACTTGGCTAAAGGAGGCCATTCCACCCCCGGCCGTCTTCCTGGTAAAGGCTTTCTTTCTCCTAAAACATTTGCGACACTGCCTGGCCGAGCTGGCGGGGCAGGTTTGGGCGGTGGTTCGCTTCCTTTGTGAGTGAACCCCGGAGGGCTGGAGGCCCTGTGGAGGCTGGCATCCTTAGGGGCCATGGGTCGAGGTGGAGGGGGTCTTCGCGTCACGGGGGGTACCATCGCCACATCAgagtaagggggaggggtgtctTCGTCCGTCCGAGGCCAGTCAGGCAACTCAATCTTCCCTGGCGCGGGACGCATAGGCGCTTTGGAGGCCTGGGCGCCACCAGAAGCCATTGGAGCAGATATCTGTCGTTTCTGTCCTGCAGGCTGTGTGGATGAGGGCTGTCTTGCGCCGTCTCTTTGAACACTTTGATATCTAAATACACCAAATATAAGCAATAAATACACGGTGAACTAACTCGCACTCTTTGCTGATAAAAGAAACACCATTGGAACAAAATATCCCTCACGAATGCACACTGTCGTCTAAGCTCACCTCTGCTGGCGCTTCTGCTGGTACTTGTTCCATTTGCTTTTGATCAGATCTCGCTTGAAGTACGCAAAGATGGCCAGACCGACAAGAGCGAGAATGAACAGGACCAGAACCACGGTGCCTGCCTTGCTGCCTGCAGAACCTTAGGGACGAAAGCATAGAATTCCAGTACTTTGCTAGCAGAGATTTCCATCTTCTTGTTTCTATCGCGACACGGATAAAGTCTGGTTTCCATATGGCCGCACTAGACCGCACACGGTACGATTGTATGGAAACTCAGCCTGCGATCGGTGCGATCGATTGGGAACATATATGAAAACTAGCCttaagtgaactgatagaagAAAATCGAAAGCAAGCTCTGTTAGCATGGTAATAgccactgcctaaaagcggagttGATCACATGGAATGAAAATATGGAGCTGGATAGGGGTAGGGtgaataacaaacaaaacgtTACCAAAGCGAATGAGCTGGCATATTTATCATAACCATGGATAATTTCAAAAataagctctgctagcagggtaaaaGTATACTGACAGGGTATTCATAATTCACAAAATTACACTAAGGGTTAAGGGAAATAAAGTCGACTTTACGCAAGTGCTGCCATATCTTTCTGCCGCCATTTTTCCATCCTAGCAAAGTGCGAGAAAGCGTCCACTCTATCCCCTGATTTGGGGAGGCCGTAGATATATTTTGGATTGAGTTTGGTTGATGAGgtaaaaaagatgaaaattttgaaattatgACGCGTAATAAAGTTTGGCAGCGAAACGTCCCTCATACTTACTTTGTCCAGTTGAGGCACCTTTATACTTGAAGCATTCGCCGACATTGTTACACACCTAGAAGAAGAAAGTATTTTTATGAAAGAAGAAGAGATGTTCACACTAAAAGTGAGGTTGGGAAAGGGAAAACACACAGCTAATAACAGTACAATAATGGATTTTGCATTGACGAACATTTGCTCAGGGGCTTTGTAATTGTTGGGTTTAAAATATACTTTTATCTAATAAGAGCTTATGGCCCCTCTAGATCAAGTAAGGAAATAATTTGATAAACATAAGAATAATATACGTACGCCATAAGAGGAGCAATCTCTCGGGCAGGGCGGATTCGTCTTGAGAAGATCAGTGACATTGATGCACTTTTGTTGATGGCACACCTGATAAACCAAACGTGCATAAGCCATGGACACGTGGTGTTATCATAGGAAAGTACCTTGCTAAGGAGGTGTTACCATAGGAACGTACCTTGTCTAAGGAGGTGTTACCATAGAAACTTACCTTGTCTAAGGGTTACCATAGAGACAAACTTTGTCTAAGGGGGTGTTACCATAGGGACGTACCTTGTATAAGGAGATGTTACCATGGGGACGTAACTTGTCTAAGGAGGTGTTAACATAGGGACGTACCTTGTCTAAGGAGGTGTTACCATAGGGACGTACCTTGTCTAGGGAGGTGTTACCATAAAAACTTATCTTGGCTAAGAGTTACCATAGAGACCTAAGGGGGTGTTACCATAGGGACGTACCTTGTCTAAGATGTTACCATAGGAACGTAACTTGTCTAAGGAGGTGTTACCATAAGGAGATGTTACCATGGGGGCGTAACTTGTCTAAGGAGGTGTTAACATAGGAACTTACCTTGTATAAGGAGATGTTACCATGGGGACGTAACTTGTCTAAGGAGGTGTTAACATAGGAACTTACCTTGTATAAGGAGATGTTACCATGGGGACGTAACTTGTCTAAGGAGGTGTTAACATAGGAACTTACCTTGTATAAGGAGATGTTACCATGGGGACGTAACTTGTCTAAGGAGGTGTTAACATAGGGACGTACCTTGTCTAAGGAGGTGTTACCATAGTAACGTACCTTGTCTAGGGAGGTGTTACCATAAAGACTTATCTTGTCTAAGGGTTACTATAGATACGTACCTTGTCTAAGGAGGTGTTACCATAGTAACGTACCTTGTCTAGGGAGGTGTTACCATAAAGACTTATCTTGTCTAAGGGTTACCATAGATACGTACCTTGTCTAAGGGGGTGTTACCATAGGAATACTATACCTAATACTGTACCTTGTCTTCGCCACACCTGACACCAGACCGCACCATTCCACCGTCATTCCAGATACCCGTACCGACGTCAATGATGGCGCTCCTATAAGATAGGAATTAAAAGCCCCTATAAGTACCAAGTGAGAGAAAGCATCCACTTCATAATATGTTTTGGTGAAGCTATTTTGGGTTGAATTCGGTAAATGAACCAAAATGATTTTAATCTAGGTGGTACTTTGAGATATCTTCTCATAACTTGTAAAAGCTATCAAAAGTTATGAAAGAAAGAGGGGATCTTCATCTTAGAATGAGCGTACTGGTCTGGGTGGTGTAGAATTGCCAGTTGTTTCACACCTAGAATTCGGGTTTGATTACAAATGTGAGTTGAGGTAATGGGTTCTCGTCCTTGCTTTGATGGTTTTTCTCCGGGTCCCTCGGTATTCGTCCCCCCCAAATAGCATATCTTTGTTCTCAGATGTTTTCCTTTGTCAATCATGAATTGTATGGACGTAGTAATGTTCATTTCGTAATGTGCAATTTTCGTAATCTACTTTTCCAAAGCCATTTATGTAAATAATCTATACAGGATAAGCTATTCAAAGTATCTTAAAGTAGAGGAGGTTGGAAAAACTTTATGtataataaaattaatattctTATTTTGGACGACTTAAACTTGTTGCATGCCTTGCATTAGATCCTCGGAAACACATGGTCTTTTTTACGTTTGTATTTCACTACTTGTGTGAGCGAACTGTAAGACAAAAAGACCGAGAAAGCTTGCCTGTCACATACGTTGCATATTACGTTGCATATCGTGCAAAGCTACGTACTTGCACTTGACCGAGCTGCCGTCGGCCATGGGCCACGTGTATGTGTAGACCTCGCGCTCCGTGCCAATTAGAGGCAGATGCTTTTTCACGTCAGTACAGTGCAGCATCCCACAATAAATAtccctgaaataaaaaaaggagtttttaaagaaggccaatcacgccactACTTTACACTCCCACACAACACGGAGTCACTCAAAGGATCCCATTTTCATCGGCTTATTCATATAACTGAGATACGGTTATTTCTTGCAAATGATTCGTTGTATTTCAATTTGTAAATAATAACAGAGGAGtagttgatcgacattctttaccGATGCAAATACGTGCCTGAAGCTCAAGTGATCGTATTTAGCGCAAGGCCGTAGTTAACGCAGCGCCATAGTTAACGTAGCTCCATAGTTAGCGCATGGCCATAGTTAGCGCAGCGCCATAGTTAACACATGGCCATAGTTAACGCAGGGCCATAGTTAACGCAGGGCCATAGTTAGCGCAGGGCCATAATTAACACAGGGCCATAGTTAACGCAGAGCCATAGTTAGCGCAGCGCCATAGTTAACGCAGGGCCATAGTTAGCGCAGGGCCATAGTTAGCGCAAAGCCATAGTTAGCGCAAGGCCATAGTTAACGCAAGG contains the following coding sequences:
- the LOC116615611 gene encoding uncharacterized protein LOC116615611 is translated as MKANVLVIALFLGFMASSPLVNCESLLPLDDLPPADDVYVVTPGTKLILTCDARGASCVSPLFAAEGQKHFTVLSGDVQVARFGCMFIVDADMSGVYGCLYYLSEFRQEVMTVEMEVHVDLAEDIRDLNRGSTISQQM